The region ACCAAAGGCCCCGAAATCAGAATTAAGACATTTGAAAATTCCAAAGTCTTTTTGGAAAAAGGCCAAAAATTTGTCTTAACTACCGAGGACATACAAGGCGACAACCAAAGGGTAAGCATTACATACAAAAAACTCCCCCTTTGCATACAGCCCGGCGCGATGATTTTGCTAAACGACGGGCTTATTGAGTTGGAAGTTCAATCACTAGAAAATAATAATATCGTCTGTTCGGTAATAGAAGGCGGGGTTTTGACCAATAACAAAAGCCTTAATATCCCCAATTGCCGTATTAATATGCCTTATTTGTCCAAGCAAGACGAGGAGGATTTGATTTTTGGAGTAAAAAATGATGTGGATTATATCGCCATGTCGTTCGTGCGCTCGGCGGACGACGTGAAAGAAGTCCGCAACCTATTAAACCGCAACGGCGGAGAAGAAATAGAAATTATCGCCAAGATAGAAAACCGCGAGGGCGTGAATAATATAGACGAAATCCTGCGCTATTCGGACGGGATTATGATAGCACGAGGCGATATGGGCGTGGAAATCCCGTTTGAGCAGCTTCCCTCTATCCAAAAAGATATTATCAAAAAATGCTACCGCGCGGCCAAAAAAGTTATCACGGCGACCCAGATGCTAGAATCCATGATCCACGCGCCCAAGCCCACCCGCGCCGAAATCTCGGATATAGCCAACGCGGTCTTTGACGGCACAAGCGCCATAATGCTAAGCGGCGAAACGGCTATCGGCGGTTATCCGCTTCAAACGGTCAAGACTATGGCGTCTATAGCAAGCTACGCCGAGAGCACGATTGACTTTAAAAAGCATTTTAACGCTTTGGAAATAGCTATAAAAAATATCGCCGACGCGGTGTCGCACGCCACATGCGCCGCGGCTATGGACTTAAACGCGGCCGCGATCTTGGTAGTTACCCAAAGCGGCTCAACGGCTAGGATGATAAGCAGCTTCAGGCCGGCCCCGCCCATAATAGCCGTCACCACCAACAAAAAAGTTTACCATAAGCTGTCGCTAAGCTGGGGCGTTATACCTGTTTTGGGCGCTATGCAACAAAATACCGACTTGTTGTTCGCGCACGCCATAGACTGCGCCAAAAAGACCGGCATAGTCAAAAAAGGCGATATCGTGGTAATAACCGCGGGCGTGCCCGTGGGCGTTTCGGGAAACACCAATATTTTGAAAATTGAGCATGTAAAGTAAAAAGGCGGCTTTTTTCGCCGCTTTTTTTTAAACCAAATTTTTGAATATCTTTACGCCGGATTGCTCCATATTTTTTAGCGCGAATACTTGCATCAGCTCGGCGCTGTGCATCGGCGAGTCAAAAGTGTCCACATAATCGGTAAAGACCAGCACATTAGCTGTTTTTTTGATTTCGTTAAAGTATGCCCTTAGGGACAGGGCAAACTGCAAAACGCAAATATCCGTGCAATTGCCCATTATAAGGAAGTTGTCGTAAAGGTTGACATCGGCGTATTTCAAAAAATTAAAGATGCCGTTGGTGCTGTCTTTTTCTATGACTATGCCCTTTACTCTGGACAAAACGCCCGCTATTTGTTTTTCTTCGGGGGTATGGCAATGCTTAGGGTAGCTCGCAAACTCCAAAGAATCGGGCGTATGCGCGTCGTTTAGGAAAAATTTGACCGCCTCGGGCAAATAGTCCAAAGCGCTCGCCACCCTGTCCACCAGGTTTTTCAGTCTTGGGCTGTATAGCGCGCCCTTTTCGCAAAAGCCCGCGACCATATCCATAATAATTACCGCGCATCTGGGGTTGTTATATGTTCGGGCTAGCAGGCTAGGTTTGTTTTGATATTCAATGCTCAAACAATCAAATTCTTTAATTTGTTTTTGGGTCATGGCAAACACCTCTAAATAATTAATTTATCGCGATATTAATTTTTTGTCTGCAACTGGTAATAAGCGCCTTTTTTGGCCATAAGTTCTTCATGGGTGCCAGCTTCCAAGATTCCTTTATTGCCTATATATAATATGCAGTCGGCTTTGCGAATAGTAGACAGCCTATGGGCTATTATAAAGCTGGTGCGGTTTTTTAGTATCTTTTCCAAAACCTGTTGAATTTTAATTTCGGTTTGGGTATCCACCGAGCTTGTCGCCTCGTCCAAAACCAGTATCTTAGGGTCGCAAAGAATGGTGCGGGCAAAGGACAGCAATTGTATCTCGCCTCCCGAAAGTCCCGCGCCTTTTTCGCCCAATACATGATTATAACCGTCGGGGTATTGCATTATATACTCATGAAGCGAAGCCGCTTTGGCGGCCTTGATGCACTCTTCGTCTGTGGCGTCAGGTCGGGCGTATCTTATATTGTCCATAATCGTGCCGCTGAACACAAACGAATCTTGCATCATCACGCTTACTTGGCTTCTTAAAGAATAAAGTTTGACATTGTTAATGTCATGGCCGTCTATTAAAATCCTGCCGCTTGTCGGCTCGTAAAACCTGCTCAATAGATTGACAATGGTGGTCTTGCCCGCGCCCGTAGGCCCGACCAACGCCACCGTTTTGCCCGGCGGCACTTCCAAGTTAAAGTTTTCCAAAATATTGTTGCCTTTTTCATAGGCAAAAGAAACATTCTCAAACTTGACATGCCCTTGCACGGGCGGCAGGTCGTAAGCGCCTTCGCGGTCCGTAATGGACGGCGGGGTGTCCATAGTCTCAAAAATTCTTTCCAGATTAGAGCTCGCTACCGAAAGCTGCTGAACATAATTGGAAATATTATTAAGCGGCTGGAAAAACAAGCCCATAAATCCCACAAAGCTTACCAACAATCCGGCTGAGATGGTCTGGGCCCCAAAATTTACGGCAATCAAATACGCCGCGACATAAATACCCATTTGACCAATATTCCAAAAGGCGTCCATAACAGGAAAGAACAGTTCGTTGAGCCTAATCACGCGCGCCCAGCTTTTGTTGCATATCGCGTTTAGTTCGTCGTAAATTTGGCAATTGGCGTCAATACGGTTAAACGCCTTTGTTACGGCTATGCCGTTGATGTTTTCGGCTATGTAAGCGGTGCGGTTGCTTGATTTGTTTCGCATATGCCGCCATCTTAGATGAATCTTTGAGCGCAAAAATACCAATGAAAAACCAAGCGGGACCATAGACGCGGTCACTATAAGCGCGAATCTATAATCCAAGACATACAAAAAGCCCAATATCAAAATAGTCTTAATGCTATCCGTCACAAAGCCTATGACCGCGCCCGACAAAATATTGGCAAGTTCGTCAATATAGTTAGTGACCCTGACCAAAATTTTGCCCGCCGGTCTTGAGTCGAAATAATCAAAAGATAGTTTTTGAAGATGTCTAAAGAGTTCGCCGCGCAAATCCCTTACGATTTTATAAGAATTTTTGGTCAATGCGCGGGTTTTGACCAAGTTAAACAATATATCGCTTACCGCTACCAGCGCCCAAGCTATTAAAATAACTATGGCAAGCGTTACATAATGTGGAACTCTGCCTTTGACATCCAAAATCTTGTCTATGATAATGCGGTTAAAATACGACGGCAAAAGCGCGATCGCGCCCAAAATTATCATAAAGACAGTTACGGTTATAAAAGTCTTTTTATAGGGCTTGATATACGACAAAACGCGCAAAATCATTTTGCCGTTAAACTTAGCTTCAAGCGCTTCGTCTTCAAAATATCTGTTCCGTGCCATCTTTACGCAATCTCCTGCAAGGTCGCCTGCTGTTTTTTATATATCTCGGCGTACCTGCCGTTTAGGCGCATCAACTCCTCATGCGTGCCGCGCTCCACAATTTTGCCGTCTTCTAAATAAATTATCTCGTCGCAAAACCGCACGGACGCCGCCCTGTGCGCCGCTATTACAAGCGTCTTGTGCGCGTATTCTTCGCTTAACGACCGCAAAATCAATCTCTCGGTCTGCAAATCAAGCGCGCTAGTGGCGTCGTCCAGCAATAAAATGGGCGCGTCTTTTAACAAGGCTCTCGCGATTGAGACCCTTTGTTTTTGTCCGCCCGACAATCCTACGCCCCTTTCGCCCACTATGGTATCGTATCCTTGCGGCATATCCATTATAAAATCATGAGCTTGGGCGGCTTTGGCGGCTTTTACAACCTCTTCGTGAGAGATATCAGGGTTGAAAAAAGCGATATTGGCGTCTATTGTGTTGGAAAACAAAAACACATCCTGCATCACATATCCAAATTGCAGCCTTACATCTTCCAGCTTGATTTTTTTAATGTCCGTTCCGTTAATCAACACCGCGCCTTTGGTGACATCATAAAACCTGGTCATAAGTTTCAAAAGCGAGGATTTGCCCGAGCCCGTTTTGCCCATTATACCCAGCTTTTTGCCGTAAGGCAACTCTAGATTAATATCTGTCAAGATAGGTTTATTGTCTATGGTAAGGCTGGCGCTTTCAATTGCCAAATGCGGCTTATCTTTTATGCCGATCGCGTCTTCTGCGTCCGCAATCACATTGCTGGTGTTAAGAAAGGTAAACAGCCTGTCGGCGCAAACCAAAGATTGCTGGAGCTGGCTTATATGGTAAGACAAATTGGTGAGCGGGCCGGTTATCCCGCCTATATAATATACAAACGAGCCAAACTCGCCAATCGTCAATTTGCCGTCCAGACCCAAAAATATCGCTATAATTATGGAGCCAAGATAGGCGATTTGGGCAAAAGACGCAAACAACGCGTTAAACTTGCTCCATACTTGGGTATGTTTGAAATACGCGTTTTTGTAATTTTCGTTTCTTTGGTCAAACTTTTTGATTTCTTGTCCTTCGGCGGCATATGCCTTGACAATGCGTATGCCGTTGATATTTTCTTGCACGCACGAGTTTAATTCTATTGAACGGTTTCTGATTTCATTATAGATCTGGCGCATTTTTTTCATATTGACGCGGGAAGTAACTGCCATGGCGACGCCTGCGCAAAGCGGCAAAATAGCCAAAAACCAATTAATGCGCGTGATAAAAAACACCGCCAAAAACACATGCACAAAACTTTCCAAGCTAAGCGGGATATAGTGGATAAACATGTCTTTTATCATTACCACATCGGATTGGGCTATGCTCAAAAGCTCGCCGCTCGTGTAACGGTTAAGCGCCATTGAGTTTTGGGTAATAATTTTCCTAAACGCCGCGTTCCGCAAATCCCTCTCGCAATCAACCGACCTGGTATGCGCCAAATTCCAGCGGATGTAATGCGTGATATGCCGCGTAAACGCCAAAAGGAGCAAAAGAACTACAAGCGTTATCAAATTTTTTGTCAAATCTGCGCTATCGCCTACAATTTTGTTTAAAAGCGGCAAAAAAATACTAGATGATTCTTTTAGATTGGATTTGCCTAGCGCGGGCATTATTACTTTATCTAATATTAGCTGAATAACTTGTGGAATGACTTGCGCGATAAAAATAAAAAAACAGCCCAAGAAAAAACACAACACAAAAACAAACCAATGCTTTTTGAAATATCCCCACGCCTGCCAAAACGCGCTCATAGCCGATAACTCCCAAAATTTAGAAAAGATTATAGATATAATAACACAAAAAAAACAAATGTAAATGATTTGACGGTTAAGTTTCTACATTATTTTTATTTGTTTTTATATTGACTTTTTTTGGGCTGTATTTGGTTGTTTTGTCCGTTCGTTGACTTTATAATATTGCTAATATATAATGGTAATGCTATTTAAAAATAGGAAAAATTAGGAAAAATTTGGAACTTGCAAGGTTTTGTAGGACAAAAAAAACCAAAATTTTTTTATTATAGTCTACCCGCCATCCATTATTGGAAGCGGCGCTAAATTCGTCCAAAGGACAGCAAAAGACTTGAATAATCCCAAATAGATAATTAAATATCGCAAAGCATAATTACCCTTAAAACGCCCTTTGGGCATATAATTTATTATAAAAAATAATTATTGAGAAATAATATGGGAAAGATAAAAATGGATTTGGAAGCGGCGTTAAGAAACGACCCCGCCGCAAAAAGCAAGCTTGAAGTTATCTTGACTTATTCGGGATTTCATGCCGTTTTGGGATATAGGCTTGCGCATTTTGTTTATAAAAAATTAAAGCTAAGGCTTTTGGCAAGAATTATAAGCCAAATTGTGCGTTTTTTTACGGGCGTTGAGATTCATCCCGCCGCCGAGATTGACGGCGGATTGTTTATAGACCATGGCTCGGGCGTCGTCATAGGCGAAACCACGGTTATCGGCAAAAATTGCACGCTTTACCAGGGCGTAACCTTAGGCGGCACGGGCAAGGATACAGGCAAACGCCATCCCACTTTGGAAGACAATGTTATGGTAAGCGCGG is a window of Clostridiales bacterium DNA encoding:
- a CDS encoding ABC transporter ATP-binding protein, with product MARNRYFEDEALEAKFNGKMILRVLSYIKPYKKTFITVTVFMIILGAIALLPSYFNRIIIDKILDVKGRVPHYVTLAIVILIAWALVAVSDILFNLVKTRALTKNSYKIVRDLRGELFRHLQKLSFDYFDSRPAGKILVRVTNYIDELANILSGAVIGFVTDSIKTILILGFLYVLDYRFALIVTASMVPLGFSLVFLRSKIHLRWRHMRNKSSNRTAYIAENINGIAVTKAFNRIDANCQIYDELNAICNKSWARVIRLNELFFPVMDAFWNIGQMGIYVAAYLIAVNFGAQTISAGLLVSFVGFMGLFFQPLNNISNYVQQLSVASSNLERIFETMDTPPSITDREGAYDLPPVQGHVKFENVSFAYEKGNNILENFNLEVPPGKTVALVGPTGAGKTTIVNLLSRFYEPTSGRILIDGHDINNVKLYSLRSQVSVMMQDSFVFSGTIMDNIRYARPDATDEECIKAAKAASLHEYIMQYPDGYNHVLGEKGAGLSGGEIQLLSFARTILCDPKILVLDEATSSVDTQTEIKIQQVLEKILKNRTSFIIAHRLSTIRKADCILYIGNKGILEAGTHEELMAKKGAYYQLQTKN
- a CDS encoding ABC transporter ATP-binding protein, translated to MSAFWQAWGYFKKHWFVFVLCFFLGCFFIFIAQVIPQVIQLILDKVIMPALGKSNLKESSSIFLPLLNKIVGDSADLTKNLITLVVLLLLLAFTRHITHYIRWNLAHTRSVDCERDLRNAAFRKIITQNSMALNRYTSGELLSIAQSDVVMIKDMFIHYIPLSLESFVHVFLAVFFITRINWFLAILPLCAGVAMAVTSRVNMKKMRQIYNEIRNRSIELNSCVQENINGIRIVKAYAAEGQEIKKFDQRNENYKNAYFKHTQVWSKFNALFASFAQIAYLGSIIIAIFLGLDGKLTIGEFGSFVYYIGGITGPLTNLSYHISQLQQSLVCADRLFTFLNTSNVIADAEDAIGIKDKPHLAIESASLTIDNKPILTDINLELPYGKKLGIMGKTGSGKSSLLKLMTRFYDVTKGAVLINGTDIKKIKLEDVRLQFGYVMQDVFLFSNTIDANIAFFNPDISHEEVVKAAKAAQAHDFIMDMPQGYDTIVGERGVGLSGGQKQRVSIARALLKDAPILLLDDATSALDLQTERLILRSLSEEYAHKTLVIAAHRAASVRFCDEIIYLEDGKIVERGTHEELMRLNGRYAEIYKKQQATLQEIA
- the cysE gene encoding serine O-acetyltransferase, translated to MGKIKMDLEAALRNDPAAKSKLEVILTYSGFHAVLGYRLAHFVYKKLKLRLLARIISQIVRFFTGVEIHPAAEIDGGLFIDHGSGVVIGETTVIGKNCTLYQGVTLGGTGKDTGKRHPTLEDNVMVSAGAKVLGPITIGTRSKIGSGSVVLKDVPSDCTVVGIPGRVVKRHGVRTNDLDQTFPDPLVKEFARINSEIEKLNKRIEMLEKGK
- the pyk gene encoding pyruvate kinase, with product TKGPEIRIKTFENSKVFLEKGQKFVLTTEDIQGDNQRVSITYKKLPLCIQPGAMILLNDGLIELEVQSLENNNIVCSVIEGGVLTNNKSLNIPNCRINMPYLSKQDEEDLIFGVKNDVDYIAMSFVRSADDVKEVRNLLNRNGGEEIEIIAKIENREGVNNIDEILRYSDGIMIARGDMGVEIPFEQLPSIQKDIIKKCYRAAKKVITATQMLESMIHAPKPTRAEISDIANAVFDGTSAIMLSGETAIGGYPLQTVKTMASIASYAESTIDFKKHFNALEIAIKNIADAVSHATCAAAMDLNAAAILVVTQSGSTARMISSFRPAPPIIAVTTNKKVYHKLSLSWGVIPVLGAMQQNTDLLFAHAIDCAKKTGIVKKGDIVVITAGVPVGVSGNTNILKIEHVK
- a CDS encoding cysteine hydrolase, with translation MTQKQIKEFDCLSIEYQNKPSLLARTYNNPRCAVIIMDMVAGFCEKGALYSPRLKNLVDRVASALDYLPEAVKFFLNDAHTPDSLEFASYPKHCHTPEEKQIAGVLSRVKGIVIEKDSTNGIFNFLKYADVNLYDNFLIMGNCTDICVLQFALSLRAYFNEIKKTANVLVFTDYVDTFDSPMHSAELMQVFALKNMEQSGVKIFKNLV